The Chaetodon trifascialis isolate fChaTrf1 chromosome 16, fChaTrf1.hap1, whole genome shotgun sequence genome includes a region encoding these proteins:
- the irf1b gene encoding interferon regulatory factor 1b isoform X2 gives MPVSRMRMRPWLEKMIDSNSISGLKWVDEGKTIFTIPWKHAARHGWELDKDACLFKEWAIHTGKYVQGQTSDPKTWKANFRCAMNSLPDIKEVKDKSINKGHQAMRVFRMLPVTQKSRDKRSKGKDTKPRKKSSVVKKEEDLEDYSDTQSPMDQSEDAFSPQENTIDSTVNTEQPDFSFMTQSEVPDWSSSVEIGAESIHNTFCNRFQVSPEHSDYDYADEIIQT, from the exons ATGCCCGTGTCAAGAATGAGGATGAGGCCATGGCTGGAGAAGATGATCGACTCAAACTCCATCTCGGGTCTGAAATGGGTGGACGAG GGCAAGACAATATTCACAATTCCCTGGAAGCATGCAGCTCGACACGGCTGGGAGCTGGACAAAGACGCATGTCTGTTCAAAGAGTGGGCCATCCACACAG GGAAATATGTGCAAGGACAGACCTCTGACCCAAAGACATGGAAAGCCAACTTCCGCTGTGCAATGAACTCACTGCCTGACATCAAGGAGGTGAAAGACAAGAGCATCAATAAAGGGCACCAAGCCATGCGTGTTTTCAGGATGTTGCCTGTCACCCAAAAATCTAGAG ATAAACGAAGCAAAGGAAAGGATACAAAGCCAAGGAAGAAG AGCTCAGTTGTCAAGAAGGAGGAAGACCTGGAAGACTACAGTGATACTCAGTCTCCCATGGATCAGTCAGAAGACGCATTTTCCCCTCAGGAGAACACAATCGACAGCACAGTGAACACAGAGCAGCCAG ATTTCTCATTTATGACTCAATCTGAAGTTCCTGACTGGTCTTCGTCAGTTGAAATCGGGGCTGAGAGCATTCACAACACCTTCTGCAACAGATTTCAAGTTTCACCTGAACACAGCG ATTACGACTATGCTGATGAAATTATCCAG ACATAG
- the irf1b gene encoding interferon regulatory factor 1b isoform X1 translates to MPVSRMRMRPWLEKMIDSNSISGLKWVDEGKTIFTIPWKHAARHGWELDKDACLFKEWAIHTGKYVQGQTSDPKTWKANFRCAMNSLPDIKEVKDKSINKGHQAMRVFRMLPVTQKSRDKRSKGKDTKPRKKSSVVKKEEDLEDYSDTQSPMDQSEDAFSPQENTIDSTVNTEQPDFSFMTQSEVPDWSSSVEIGAESIHNTFCNRFQVSPEHSDYDYADEIIQICKQLEADSHWMSSSLDSSGFLNNEACTSPGSQWSETSSDIEVEDIPQYTNLGTDYTNGLDDLWNSCCQHITPLL, encoded by the exons ATGCCCGTGTCAAGAATGAGGATGAGGCCATGGCTGGAGAAGATGATCGACTCAAACTCCATCTCGGGTCTGAAATGGGTGGACGAG GGCAAGACAATATTCACAATTCCCTGGAAGCATGCAGCTCGACACGGCTGGGAGCTGGACAAAGACGCATGTCTGTTCAAAGAGTGGGCCATCCACACAG GGAAATATGTGCAAGGACAGACCTCTGACCCAAAGACATGGAAAGCCAACTTCCGCTGTGCAATGAACTCACTGCCTGACATCAAGGAGGTGAAAGACAAGAGCATCAATAAAGGGCACCAAGCCATGCGTGTTTTCAGGATGTTGCCTGTCACCCAAAAATCTAGAG ATAAACGAAGCAAAGGAAAGGATACAAAGCCAAGGAAGAAG AGCTCAGTTGTCAAGAAGGAGGAAGACCTGGAAGACTACAGTGATACTCAGTCTCCCATGGATCAGTCAGAAGACGCATTTTCCCCTCAGGAGAACACAATCGACAGCACAGTGAACACAGAGCAGCCAG ATTTCTCATTTATGACTCAATCTGAAGTTCCTGACTGGTCTTCGTCAGTTGAAATCGGGGCTGAGAGCATTCACAACACCTTCTGCAACAGATTTCAAGTTTCACCTGAACACAGCG ATTACGACTATGCTGATGAAATTATCCAG ATTTGCAAGCAACTGGAGGCAGACTCACACTGGATGTCAAGCAGTTTAGACAGCAGTGGGTTCCTGAACAATGAAGCATGCACCAGTCCAGGCAGCCAATGGAGTGAAACGTCCTCAG ACATAGAAGTAGAGGACATTCCACAGTACACAAATCTGGGCACAGACTACACAAACGGCTTAGACGACCTCTGGAACAGCTGTTGTCAACACATCACCCCCTTGCTCTGA